In Verrucomicrobiia bacterium, the sequence GTTCAAGGACCAGGATGTCGCGCGGGTGAAATTTTATCCCAACGGCACATCGGATGAATTCACAGTGATTCTTTTTTCCGCCAGCAACGGCGAGCGGCGCAAGATTACACTCGAATGCGTCACCGCCCTCGCGGAGGTCAGTGCGCTCTAATGAAACTTCCGTTGGAAATATTCGCAGAGCAGGGTAGGGCGGCGCTGCCGCTCCGCCCAGTCCCGCAGGGACGAAAGATATTAGCCCAGCCATTTATGGCTGGGCTAGCGTCCGTTGCAAATCAAGTCCCGCAGGGACGAAAGAATTTTACGACCAGAGAATCCGCTGGCGAAATTCATTGCGAGCCGCCGGTCGGTGCAGGCGAGCAGGAAGAAGCTCAAAATTTTTCGTGGACAAAAATAAATTCCAATTCGGTTTCGCCTCACCCGCGCGAGGACACTGCCTTCACACTTCTCGAAGTCATGATCGCCTCGGGGATTTTTTTCATGGCAATCTTCGCCATTCTCGCCCTCGTTTCGAGCAACCTCCGCAATGCGCGCCTGCTTCAACGCCAGCAAGTGGATGCCGGCCTGCTTCTCGCCGATCTTTGCCAGACGAATCAACTCACGGAAGGCTCCGACTCCGGCGATTTCGGTGATGCTTTTCCCGGCTTCACTTGGACGTGCGACATCACCCTCGTCGCCACCAACGGTCTATTCAAGGTGGATTACATCGTCACGCGCCCGGGCGGCGGCCCGAACTCCGAGACCACGATGAGCGCACTATTGTTCCGGCCGGACTCGCAGAAATCGCCGGGCCGTTGAGCGCATGAAAATTTCCCGCCGCAAATATCCCCGGGCCTTCACGCTGCTCGAAATTATGGTGGCCATCGCCTTGCTCGCGATGGTTGTCATCGCGATTTATGCAAGTTGGAATTCAATACTGAAAGGCTCCCGCGTCGCGCTGGATGCCGCCGCTGCCGCGCAACGCACGCGCATCACCATGCGCACGCTGCACGATTCGCTTTTGTGCGCGGTGATGTTCAGCGCGAGCCCCACGAATTACGCGTTCATGTCCGATGGCGATTCAGAATTTTCCTCGCTAAGTTTCATTGCGCACCTGCCGCGATCATTTCCGCGCGGGGGAAAATTCGGCGATCTCACCACGCGAAGGCTTGAATTCAAGGTTGAAAGCGGCGCAAATTCTTCACGCCAACTCGTCCTGCGCCAGCGCCCGTTGATCATGGATTTTGACAAGGACGAAATCAATTTCCCGCTCGTGCTGGCCAGGGACGTGAAGAAATTCATGGTCGAATACGTGGACCCGCAAAGTGGTGATTGGGTGACCGATTGGAACCAGACGAACCAACTGCCCAAAGAAATGCGCATTACCGTCGGCTTGGGCCGTCTCGATCAATTCTCGAAGGACTCGCAAGACGCGATGGTCACGATTGTGGCCTTGCCGGCTATCGCCGTGCGGCCTGAGTGGCAGGTGATCGGCAATCGCAATCCGGTCAATAACGGCAACACTGGCGCGGGGACCAATCCAAATCAACCAGGCGCCAATCCTGGAAATAATACCGGGAACTTTAACCAGCCGCCCGGCGCATTGCCTCAGCGATAAGTCGCGCCATGAAAATTACTTTGCGCCAAACGTCCGACGGCATCGCGATTTTCATCGTGCTTATTTCCGTCATGGCGTTGACCGCGATGGCTTTTGTTTTCGCTTCGCAAATGAAAGTGGAGACCAAGCTCGCGATGAATTCCAACAACGAAAGCGAACTGGAATGGCTGGGGCGTTCCGGCATCGAACTTGCCCGCTATACGCTTGCCCAGGAAATCAGCACGCCCGGTCCCGGCCAGCGTTTTGACGCGCTCAATCAAAAGTGGGCCGACGGCCCCGCCGATACCAATGACGTTCTCGCCGGCATTTCGCTCGATGATATTCCGCTCGGCAATGGATTCATCAGGAA encodes:
- a CDS encoding prepilin-type N-terminal cleavage/methylation domain-containing protein, coding for MKISRRKYPRAFTLLEIMVAIALLAMVVIAIYASWNSILKGSRVALDAAAAAQRTRITMRTLHDSLLCAVMFSASPTNYAFMSDGDSEFSSLSFIAHLPRSFPRGGKFGDLTTRRLEFKVESGANSSRQLVLRQRPLIMDFDKDEINFPLVLARDVKKFMVEYVDPQSGDWVTDWNQTNQLPKEMRITVGLGRLDQFSKDSQDAMVTIVALPAIAVRPEWQVIGNRNPVNNGNTGAGTNPNQPGANPGNNTGNFNQPPGALPQR